From Thermodesulfobacteriota bacterium, a single genomic window includes:
- a CDS encoding hemerythrin domain-containing protein produces the protein MTPATVLKEEHAGVGIMLGILERICDRLQEGTYPDPGHIERILEFLKVFVDTCHHGKEEDFLFPGIAEAGGREERELVASLLSDHRNGRSFIRGMEEAFPAARKGDGPAVNRFVGNARKYIALLRSHIDREDRELLPRVDAVLGKERQEALVGEFERIEEERIGRGKHEEFHLLMDRLREIYPA, from the coding sequence ATGACGCCTGCAACGGTTCTGAAAGAGGAGCATGCCGGGGTCGGGATCATGCTCGGCATCCTGGAGAGGATCTGCGACCGGCTGCAGGAAGGGACGTATCCCGATCCCGGGCACATCGAGAGGATCCTGGAGTTCCTGAAGGTCTTCGTGGACACCTGCCACCACGGGAAGGAGGAGGACTTCCTCTTCCCGGGGATCGCCGAGGCCGGAGGGCGGGAAGAGCGGGAACTTGTCGCGTCCCTCCTGTCGGATCACCGGAACGGCCGGTCCTTCATCCGGGGGATGGAAGAGGCTTTTCCCGCTGCCCGGAAAGGGGACGGCCCCGCGGTGAACCGGTTCGTCGGCAACGCGCGCAAATACATCGCACTGCTGCGGTCGCACATCGACCGCGAGGACCGGGAGCTTCTTCCCCGGGTAGATGCCGTCCTCGGGAAGGAGCGGCAGGAAGCTCTCGTCGGGGAATTCGAGCGGATCGAGGAGGAGCGGATCGGCCGCGGCAAGCACGAGGAGTTCCATCTCCTCATGGACCGGCTCAGGGAGATCTACCCAGCCTGA
- a CDS encoding purine/pyrimidine permease, protein MKLRFGLDDRMPAAVTASYALQWLALSLPFVVISGTIAADHHALDPGFRTVYLQKAAFAAALLTLGQAFFGHRLTLVAGPASALLLGILGSRATPDAVYTAAGLCGALLALLSAAGLFDVFRGVFTRRVTATVVLLIAFTLAPTIARLLAGGSAGTPSGRLAFAGPFVFALFLAHRFLPAAVRPFLIVGGMAAGAAAFFGMFGTGEAAGAGGRPAALAPFFSGLTRPEFDPGTIVSFLFCFLAFTLNEIGSMQGLKPLLRPDGMERRTRRGMTVAGIANVVAGALGVIGPVDYTLSPGVIAASGCGSRFPLVPAAVLLLLASFSPAVLGAVGAIPPTVIGGILVYTLAGQVAAGMIAAFQDGSFRFEDGLVIGLPLLAGTVTAFLPAAALEGIPAMLRPVAGNGFVVGIVTVLVLDRLFRERQAG, encoded by the coding sequence TTGAAGCTTCGATTCGGCCTCGACGACCGGATGCCCGCGGCGGTAACGGCGTCCTATGCCCTGCAGTGGCTGGCGCTGTCGCTTCCGTTCGTGGTCATCTCCGGAACGATCGCCGCCGATCATCACGCCCTGGACCCCGGTTTCCGGACCGTCTACCTGCAGAAGGCGGCGTTCGCGGCGGCGCTGTTGACGCTTGGACAGGCGTTCTTCGGGCACCGGTTGACGCTGGTCGCCGGCCCGGCCTCGGCGCTTCTGCTCGGCATCCTGGGGAGCCGGGCGACGCCGGACGCCGTCTACACGGCGGCCGGGCTCTGCGGCGCGCTCCTCGCGCTCCTGTCGGCGGCCGGACTTTTCGACGTCTTCCGCGGAGTCTTCACCCGCCGGGTAACGGCGACGGTGGTCCTTCTCATTGCCTTCACTCTGGCTCCTACGATCGCCCGTCTTCTTGCGGGCGGATCCGCCGGTACGCCTTCCGGCCGCCTCGCCTTCGCCGGGCCTTTCGTCTTCGCGCTCTTCCTCGCGCACCGTTTCCTGCCGGCGGCCGTTCGGCCGTTCCTCATCGTCGGCGGGATGGCGGCCGGAGCCGCGGCGTTCTTCGGGATGTTCGGGACCGGCGAAGCCGCGGGCGCCGGCGGCCGGCCGGCGGCGCTGGCGCCGTTTTTCTCCGGATTGACCCGGCCGGAATTCGATCCCGGAACAATCGTGTCGTTCCTGTTCTGCTTCCTCGCCTTCACCCTGAACGAGATCGGCTCGATGCAGGGATTGAAACCGCTGCTGCGCCCGGACGGGATGGAGCGGCGCACCCGGAGAGGAATGACCGTCGCGGGAATCGCGAACGTCGTCGCGGGGGCCCTCGGCGTCATCGGTCCCGTCGATTACACGCTGAGCCCCGGCGTGATCGCCGCCAGCGGCTGCGGCTCGCGGTTCCCCCTGGTTCCCGCGGCCGTCCTGCTCCTGCTGGCGTCGTTCTCCCCCGCGGTCCTCGGGGCGGTGGGGGCAATCCCGCCGACGGTGATCGGCGGGATCCTCGTGTACACGCTCGCCGGACAGGTCGCCGCCGGCATGATCGCCGCTTTCCAGGACGGGTCTTTTCGGTTCGAGGACGGGCTTGTGATCGGGCTTCCGCTCCTGGCGGGAACGGTCACGGCGTTCCTGCCCGCGGCCGCGCTCGAGGGAATCCCCGCGATGCTGCGCCCGGTCGCCGGGAACGGGTTCGTGGTGGGGATCGTTACGGTACTTGTTCTTGACCGTCTCTTCCGGGAGCGTCAGGCTGGGTAG